One window of the Acidobacteriota bacterium genome contains the following:
- a CDS encoding ketoacyl-ACP synthase III produces MKDVILSKKGERTSLFWRSGRTALPTAGRGGITAPRPGNSRTGNSGLKCSGDSDTNWVFKIPPERRTLVSEYKVKISGISMYVPERVLTNADLEKMVDTTNDWILERTGIHERHIVEKGQATSDLAAQAILRLCSSRGIEPADIDLIIIPSVTPDMFFPSTACVVQEKIGAKNAWGFDLSGACSGFIFALAVGEKFVRTGVHRRVVVVGAETMSSIVDYTDRATCVLFGDGAGAALLEPADENEVGLKDFVLRTDGSGGKFLYMPGGGSLNPPSHETVDKKMHVIHQEGRQVYKFAVTEMASASEEILRRNNLAPEQLKLFVPHQANLRIISACAERLGLRDDQVIVNIDRYGNTTSATIPICLYEAARDGRIRKGDWIVLASFGAGFTWGSSLLRWEI; encoded by the coding sequence ATGAAAGATGTCATTCTATCAAAAAAAGGCGAAAGGACTTCACTTTTCTGGCGATCCGGGCGAACCGCTCTGCCGACGGCAGGCCGCGGAGGAATTACGGCACCGAGACCGGGAAACAGCCGCACCGGAAATTCGGGGTTGAAATGCTCCGGCGATTCTGATACAAACTGGGTTTTCAAAATTCCACCCGAAAGGCGGACCCTCGTGAGCGAATATAAGGTCAAGATTTCCGGCATCAGCATGTACGTTCCGGAGCGCGTCCTGACGAACGCGGATCTGGAGAAAATGGTCGATACCACCAACGATTGGATCCTGGAGCGCACCGGCATCCACGAGCGGCACATCGTAGAGAAGGGCCAGGCCACCTCCGATCTGGCCGCCCAGGCCATCCTCCGCCTGTGCAGCTCCCGGGGCATCGAGCCCGCGGACATCGACCTGATCATCATCCCGTCGGTGACCCCCGATATGTTCTTTCCCTCCACCGCCTGCGTGGTCCAGGAGAAAATTGGCGCCAAGAACGCCTGGGGCTTCGACTTGTCGGGTGCATGCTCCGGATTCATCTTCGCCCTGGCCGTCGGCGAGAAGTTTGTCCGGACCGGCGTCCACCGGCGGGTGGTCGTCGTCGGCGCCGAAACAATGTCCTCGATCGTCGACTACACCGATCGAGCCACCTGCGTGTTGTTCGGCGACGGCGCCGGCGCCGCGCTCCTGGAGCCGGCGGACGAAAACGAGGTCGGATTGAAGGACTTCGTGCTCCGCACCGACGGGTCGGGCGGCAAGTTCCTCTACATGCCGGGCGGCGGCAGCCTCAACCCGCCCAGCCACGAGACTGTGGACAAGAAGATGCATGTCATCCACCAGGAGGGCCGCCAGGTTTACAAATTTGCCGTCACCGAGATGGCCAGCGCCTCTGAGGAAATCCTGCGGCGGAACAACCTGGCCCCGGAGCAGCTTAAACTGTTTGTGCCCCACCAGGCCAACCTGCGGATAATCTCAGCGTGCGCCGAACGCCTGGGTTTGCGCGACGACCAGGTGATCGTCAACATCGATCGCTACGGCAACACGACCTCCGCCACGATTCCCATCTGCCTGTACGAAGCCGCCCGGGACGGCCGCATCCGGAAAGGCGACTGGATCGTCCTGGCCAGTTTCGGCGCCGGGTTCACCTGGGGCAGTTCCCTGCTGCGCTGGGAAATCTGA
- the gspE gene encoding type II secretion system ATPase GspE — translation MNLKRGSSTLSIKLSEIKQKKKIGDILVEKGLVTADELKTALNLQKESREKIGRILCELGYISEKDLLQELSLQLEIPVLTPEMIPPVPVIENTFSINFMKFNRFLPVHFEGGLLSIACVYPNDYALVNTIRQLTQHEIKTYLAVESEIMDLIDRLYGGAASDMERIIEGIGDGEMAGLEDVEDIEHLKDLASEAPVIRLVNLFLQKAVESRSSDIHVEPFEKEFKVRFRIDGILHDIESPPKHLKAAIISRIKLMAKLNIAERRLPQDGRIKLRVLGKEIDLRVSTLPTLFGESVVLRILDKGSAAHYDLAKLGFLSDTMNTIHTIIRRPYGMFLVTGPTGSGKSTTLYGSLKKINLPDKKIITIEDPVEYQIEGVNQIHVNPQIGLTFASGLRHIVRQDPDVIMVGEIRDLETAEIAIRAALTGHLVFSTLHTNDAPGAIARLIDMGAEDYLLASSILGILAQRLVRVICDECKQPVRPESALLKQFNFPDDTMFFEGKGCPSCAGTGYHGRIGIFELMNMTEEVKHLTISRAPASEIRKMAVQQGMRTLQEDGFLKVSRGMTTLAEVLRVTQDV, via the coding sequence ATGAATTTAAAAAGAGGATCGTCTACCTTGAGTATTAAGCTGTCCGAAATCAAACAGAAGAAAAAGATCGGCGATATCCTGGTGGAAAAAGGGCTGGTCACCGCCGACGAGCTCAAGACCGCGCTCAACCTGCAGAAGGAATCGCGGGAGAAAATCGGGCGGATCCTCTGCGAACTCGGCTACATCTCCGAGAAGGACCTGTTGCAGGAATTGAGCCTGCAGCTGGAAATCCCCGTCCTGACCCCCGAGATGATCCCGCCGGTTCCGGTCATCGAGAACACCTTCAGCATTAATTTTATGAAGTTCAACCGGTTTCTCCCGGTCCATTTTGAAGGTGGTCTGCTGAGCATCGCCTGCGTTTACCCCAACGACTACGCTCTGGTCAACACCATCCGCCAGCTCACCCAGCACGAAATCAAGACCTACCTGGCCGTCGAGTCGGAGATCATGGACCTCATCGACCGGCTGTACGGCGGCGCCGCATCCGACATGGAACGAATCATCGAGGGGATCGGCGACGGCGAGATGGCCGGTCTCGAGGACGTCGAAGATATCGAACACCTCAAAGACCTGGCCTCGGAGGCGCCGGTTATCCGCCTGGTCAACTTGTTCCTCCAGAAAGCCGTGGAGAGCCGCTCCAGCGACATCCACGTGGAACCCTTCGAGAAGGAGTTCAAGGTCCGCTTCCGCATCGACGGCATCCTCCACGACATCGAGTCGCCGCCGAAGCATCTCAAGGCGGCGATCATCTCCCGCATCAAGCTCATGGCCAAGCTGAACATCGCCGAACGGCGGCTCCCCCAGGACGGTCGCATCAAGCTCCGGGTGCTGGGCAAAGAGATCGACCTACGCGTCTCGACCCTGCCCACGCTGTTCGGCGAGAGCGTCGTGCTCCGCATCCTGGACAAAGGCTCGGCGGCCCACTATGACCTGGCTAAACTCGGCTTTCTCAGCGACACCATGAACACGATCCACACAATCATCCGCCGCCCCTACGGCATGTTCCTGGTGACCGGCCCCACCGGCAGCGGCAAATCCACCACCCTGTACGGCTCGCTCAAAAAGATCAACCTGCCTGACAAGAAGATCATTACCATCGAGGACCCGGTAGAATACCAGATCGAGGGTGTAAACCAGATCCACGTGAATCCCCAGATCGGCCTCACGTTCGCCAGCGGATTGCGCCACATCGTACGCCAGGACCCGGATGTGATCATGGTGGGCGAAATCCGCGACCTCGAGACTGCGGAGATCGCCATCCGGGCGGCCCTCACGGGCCATCTCGTATTTTCCACCCTCCACACGAACGACGCCCCGGGCGCCATTGCGCGCCTCATCGATATGGGCGCGGAAGACTACCTGCTGGCATCCTCGATCCTGGGCATCCTGGCCCAGCGCCTGGTCCGGGTCATCTGCGACGAATGCAAACAGCCGGTCCGGCCCGAGTCGGCGCTGCTTAAGCAGTTCAATTTCCCGGACGATACCATGTTCTTTGAGGGCAAGGGATGTCCTAGCTGCGCCGGCACCGGCTACCATGGACGCATCGGGATCTTCGAGTTGATGAACATGACCGAGGAGGTCAAACATCTGACCATCAGCCGCGCACCAGCTTCCGAGATCCGCAAGATGGCCGTTCAGCAGGGCATGCGCACGCTGCAGGAGGACGGTTTTCTGAAAGTCAGCCGGGGTATGACCACCCTCGCCGAAGTGCTGCGCGTCACGCAGGACGTGTAG
- a CDS encoding sigma-70 family RNA polymerase sigma factor, which yields MSSGEAEEIRRFLAGDEGAFQLIMNRWHRPIVNFLYRCTGSQDDAAELAQETFQTVSRRLGDLKDPARFSSWIYKIALNHCRMRMRRQRNRQMESLDAQTFENNEPKDSYQSLTLSTSLSPEERLSKQEMARVVRQALDRIEPKQREVIVLKEYSGLRFHEIAEVLDAPISTIKSRMYLGLDSLRREIIKIIRP from the coding sequence ATGAGCAGCGGCGAAGCAGAAGAGATCCGACGGTTTTTGGCAGGCGACGAGGGCGCGTTCCAGTTGATCATGAATCGCTGGCACCGCCCCATCGTCAACTTCCTGTACCGGTGCACCGGCAGCCAGGATGACGCCGCCGAACTGGCTCAGGAAACGTTTCAGACTGTCTCCCGGCGGCTCGGCGATTTGAAGGATCCCGCCCGGTTCTCCTCGTGGATCTACAAGATCGCCTTGAACCACTGCCGGATGCGGATGCGCAGACAGCGCAACCGACAGATGGAGTCGCTGGATGCCCAGACCTTTGAAAACAACGAGCCGAAGGACAGCTACCAATCGCTCACGCTCAGCACGTCGCTCTCACCGGAGGAGCGCCTGTCCAAGCAGGAGATGGCCCGGGTGGTCCGCCAGGCACTCGACCGGATCGAGCCGAAGCAGCGCGAGGTGATCGTGTTGAAGGAGTATTCCGGATTGCGGTTCCATGAGATCGCCGAGGTGCTCGACGCCCCGATCTCGACAATCAAATCCCGGATGTATCTGGGACTGGACAGCCTCCGGCGGGAAATCATCAAAATCATTCGACCATAG
- a CDS encoding type II secretion system protein GspF → MTAFTYKATTRDGKVVDGLIEAENERAVLIKLQDLGYLPLRITAGSKSGASVFAFNFSAQRRRKVRAKDLLMFTQELKTLLRAGLPLDRSLMILEQLTEKGVFQEIIHDVIGKIKGGKTLADAMADHPDVFPKVYVNMIRAGESGGVVPQVLEEVSAYLERSVELRTYLATSLIYPVIVSSMMIVSLLVMFLFVIPKFAQIFESSRAPIPLPMQVLMTISDFFTGWWWAIVGVLVLAVFGFVRWRQTPRGRRVWDERLLRTPVLGRLVSLVEVARFNRTLGTLLQSAVPLVQALTLVKEIINNQVIAETIEPIKNGVKKGDGLVGPMRKTGVFPPLSLHLIEVGEETGNLAAMLTQAADVFENDARVEVKRLIGLFEPAMILLMGVVVGLIVITMVFSIFSISEIPM, encoded by the coding sequence ATGACGGCATTCACCTACAAAGCCACCACCCGCGACGGCAAGGTCGTCGATGGCCTGATCGAGGCCGAGAACGAGCGTGCGGTCCTGATTAAACTGCAGGACCTGGGCTATCTGCCGCTGCGGATCACCGCCGGATCAAAAAGCGGCGCCTCGGTGTTTGCGTTCAATTTTTCGGCTCAGCGGCGACGCAAGGTCCGCGCCAAAGACCTGCTGATGTTCACCCAGGAGCTCAAGACTCTGCTTCGTGCCGGACTGCCGCTGGACCGCAGCCTGATGATCCTCGAACAGCTCACGGAGAAGGGTGTGTTCCAGGAGATCATTCACGACGTCATCGGCAAGATCAAGGGCGGCAAAACACTGGCCGACGCCATGGCCGATCATCCCGACGTGTTTCCCAAGGTCTACGTGAACATGATCCGTGCGGGCGAATCCGGCGGCGTGGTGCCGCAGGTCCTGGAGGAAGTCAGTGCTTATCTCGAGCGGAGCGTCGAGCTCAGGACCTACCTGGCGACCTCGCTGATTTACCCGGTCATCGTTTCCTCGATGATGATCGTGTCGCTGCTGGTGATGTTCCTCTTCGTGATCCCCAAGTTTGCGCAGATCTTCGAGAGCTCGCGGGCACCGATCCCGCTGCCCATGCAGGTGCTGATGACGATCAGCGATTTCTTCACCGGCTGGTGGTGGGCGATCGTGGGCGTCCTGGTCCTCGCCGTCTTCGGCTTTGTCCGCTGGCGTCAGACTCCCCGGGGCCGGCGGGTCTGGGACGAGCGGCTGCTCCGGACCCCGGTCCTCGGCCGACTGGTCAGTCTGGTGGAAGTCGCCCGGTTCAACCGGACCCTGGGCACTCTGCTGCAAAGCGCCGTCCCGCTCGTCCAGGCGCTCACGCTGGTCAAGGAGATTATCAACAACCAGGTCATCGCCGAAACCATCGAGCCCATCAAGAACGGCGTCAAGAAAGGTGACGGGCTGGTGGGTCCCATGCGGAAAACCGGCGTTTTTCCGCCTCTGTCCCTGCACCTGATCGAGGTGGGCGAGGAAACCGGCAACCTGGCCGCCATGCTCACGCAGGCCGCCGATGTGTTCGAGAACGATGCCCGGGTGGAGGTCAAGCGGTTGATCGGCCTGTTTGAGCCCGCCATGATCCTGCTGATGGGCGTGGTGGTGGGCCTGATCGTCATCACCATGGTGTTTTCGATATTCAGCATCAGTGAGATTCCGATGTAG